From a region of the Mycolicibacterium sp. MU0050 genome:
- a CDS encoding MCE family protein — protein MTRLVLVQVAIFAAISAIVVPFSIRYVVGAQGFTTPMTLHATMVDGFGLTAGTSVTVRGVEIGTVADVGLAPEGGARVRLSVDPDARIPRDSIMTVGMGTAAGIQSVDIFPQSADGPYLESGDTIAAPADRQPVQMDRVMLDAGRLVKGIDARAVGDVAHELSESFTGLGPSLASLIDSAAVISEGLHERTAQLQPLIEGTARLVTTMAAQQHSFVRGMNASARFATQLDDSGPVFLHLTDQSPAALASVRAALDTYRDTFGATLANLATVAPIVGDRTASLETGLTAIPQGLYDLSSIVKGDRADFALIATQGPVCVHDVDRRTIGDVTPVEPNLVRYCPPSPDMQMRGAANAPRPNDLGMQNSQIPGGVVGPPVVRDPIKIPTLAELVYKWRMILRNNDVPR, from the coding sequence TTGACCCGGCTGGTTCTGGTCCAGGTGGCCATCTTCGCCGCGATCAGCGCGATCGTGGTGCCGTTCAGCATCCGGTACGTGGTGGGCGCGCAGGGCTTCACGACGCCGATGACGTTGCACGCCACCATGGTCGACGGCTTCGGCCTGACCGCGGGCACCAGCGTCACGGTCCGCGGCGTGGAGATCGGCACGGTCGCCGACGTCGGCCTGGCCCCCGAGGGCGGGGCCCGGGTGCGGCTGTCGGTCGATCCGGACGCGCGCATCCCGCGGGACTCGATCATGACCGTCGGCATGGGCACCGCCGCCGGCATCCAGAGCGTCGACATCTTCCCGCAGTCCGCCGACGGCCCCTACCTCGAATCCGGCGACACCATCGCCGCCCCGGCCGACCGTCAGCCGGTGCAGATGGACCGCGTCATGCTGGACGCCGGGCGACTGGTCAAGGGCATCGACGCACGCGCTGTCGGCGACGTCGCCCACGAACTGTCCGAATCGTTCACCGGGCTGGGCCCCAGCCTGGCCTCGCTGATCGACAGCGCCGCCGTCATCTCCGAGGGCTTGCACGAGCGCACCGCGCAACTGCAGCCGCTCATCGAGGGCACCGCCCGGTTGGTCACCACCATGGCCGCCCAGCAGCACAGCTTCGTGCGCGGGATGAACGCGAGCGCGCGCTTTGCGACCCAACTCGACGACAGCGGACCGGTGTTCCTGCACCTGACCGACCAGTCGCCGGCGGCGCTGGCGTCCGTGCGGGCCGCACTGGACACCTACCGCGACACCTTCGGTGCGACGCTGGCCAACCTGGCCACGGTCGCGCCGATCGTCGGCGACCGCACCGCCTCCCTGGAGACCGGCCTGACCGCCATCCCGCAAGGGCTGTACGACCTTTCGTCCATCGTCAAGGGTGATCGCGCGGACTTCGCGCTGATCGCGACGCAGGGCCCGGTCTGTGTGCACGACGTGGACCGGCGCACCATCGGCGACGTCACCCCCGTGGAGCCGAACCTGGTGCGCTACTGCCCGCCGTCCCCGGACATGCAGATGCGGGGCGCCGCCAACGCGCCGCGACCGAACGACCTGGGGATGCAGAACTCGCAGATCCCCGGCGGCGTGGTCGGCCCACCGGTGGTCCGCGACCCGATCAAGATCCCCACCCTGGCCGAGCTCGTCTACAAGTGGCGAATGATCCTACGGAACAACGATGTCCCGCGATGA
- a CDS encoding mce associated protein mas1a, producing MSRDDLTDPEDPDVSTTQTVVDDETDLDSTDGAATADAAVETPAAARRSWLRRAVVPVLLVAVLALGGALGYTLYQQSELHRWQEQAVATAGDYLVAMASFDYQNLDANKGTITADSTPEFAQKYDEMVAALRDIVVTSKGVAAATADHVAVERLDEESATVIGFVDQQVTNVTAPEGNTQRYRMLVELVRSGDRWLVNDVKTL from the coding sequence ATGTCCCGCGATGACCTGACAGATCCGGAGGATCCCGACGTGTCCACCACGCAGACCGTCGTCGACGACGAAACCGATCTCGACAGCACCGACGGCGCGGCCACGGCCGACGCCGCAGTCGAGACCCCCGCCGCCGCGCGGCGGTCCTGGCTGCGGCGCGCCGTGGTACCCGTGCTGCTGGTCGCGGTGCTGGCCCTCGGCGGCGCGCTGGGCTACACGCTGTACCAGCAGAGCGAGTTGCACCGGTGGCAGGAGCAGGCCGTGGCCACCGCCGGCGACTACCTGGTGGCGATGGCGTCGTTCGACTACCAGAACCTGGATGCCAACAAGGGCACCATCACCGCCGACTCCACCCCGGAGTTCGCCCAGAAGTACGACGAGATGGTGGCGGCGCTGCGCGACATCGTGGTGACCAGCAAGGGCGTCGCCGCCGCGACCGCCGACCACGTCGCGGTGGAGCGCCTGGACGAGGAGTCGGCCACCGTCATCGGCTTCGTCGACCAGCAGGTCACCAACGTCACTGCACCCGAAGGGAACACGCAGCGCTACCGGATGCTCGTCGAGCTGGTACGCAGCGGCGATCGCTGGCTTGTCAACGACGTGAAGACCCTGTGA
- a CDS encoding oxygenase MpaB family protein, giving the protein MPVQYRAVDVQPVLTTAQTRIQITQRTPRWDRKQLDLTDALDFWSAAASAANVIMQLSWPEVGYGVAESRVESGSLMHHPWKRLRTTAQYLAVAILGTQEERDAYRDAVNVAHRQVRSTADSPVKYNAFNRELQLWVAACLFIFYEDTHQLLHGAMTEEQAETFYQSAMPIGTTLQVLEDQWPASRADFDVYWNKACERIEMDDFVRDFLEHLVALKMINIVPRLVLAPLLRFLTNGFLAPVFRDAMGWEWSETDRRRFEHLFLFVSFVNRFIPRFIRTYNYTVLMKDLRRRLRRQKAIL; this is encoded by the coding sequence ATGCCAGTGCAGTACCGCGCCGTCGACGTACAACCGGTGTTGACCACCGCGCAGACGCGCATCCAGATCACCCAGCGCACCCCACGCTGGGACCGCAAGCAGCTCGACCTCACCGATGCGCTGGACTTCTGGTCCGCGGCAGCCTCGGCGGCCAACGTCATCATGCAGTTGAGCTGGCCGGAGGTCGGCTACGGCGTGGCCGAGAGCCGCGTGGAGTCCGGCTCGCTGATGCACCATCCGTGGAAGCGGCTGCGCACCACCGCGCAGTACCTGGCCGTCGCGATCCTGGGCACCCAGGAGGAGCGCGACGCCTACCGGGACGCGGTCAACGTCGCGCACCGGCAGGTCCGTTCCACCGCCGACAGCCCGGTCAAGTACAACGCCTTCAACCGCGAGCTCCAATTGTGGGTGGCCGCCTGCCTGTTCATCTTCTACGAGGACACCCACCAGCTGCTGCACGGCGCCATGACCGAGGAGCAGGCGGAGACCTTCTACCAGAGCGCGATGCCGATCGGCACCACGCTGCAGGTCCTCGAGGACCAGTGGCCGGCCTCCCGCGCCGACTTCGACGTGTACTGGAACAAGGCGTGCGAACGCATCGAGATGGACGACTTCGTGCGCGACTTCCTCGAGCATCTGGTCGCCCTCAAGATGATCAACATCGTGCCGCGGCTGGTTCTTGCGCCGCTGCTGAGGTTTTTGACCAACGGTTTTCTGGCGCCGGTGTTCCGCGACGCGATGGGTTGGGAATGGAGCGAGACCGACCGGCGACGCTTCGAGCACCTGTTCCTGTTCGTGTCGTTCGTCAACCGGTTCATCCCGCGGTTCATCCGGACCTACAACTACACCGTGCTGATGAAGGATCTACGGCGTCGCCTCCGCCGTCAGAAGGCCATCCTCTGA
- a CDS encoding oxygenase MpaB family protein, whose protein sequence is MTDNRFRGYIGDRRLRFMLPRAVCLQLLHPAIAAGIWEHALLRERIWQHKKRTVTASIDIAFTDNDMRSVIRFGHEHVKGRTADGAKYHALDPEIFHFQHATYVESIVAMVNSFIRPLNDDEHEQLYQQCCDWYRRYGISARALPPDWPSFQEYFQNYCDAELCAGEHFERFRDEIFAPSDWWPARVPRSAIRAMQHAKAIELTGVQPSAADRRALRTFAAACRVGAVIPALWAPAKVRKHRKSPGVSAGDARARE, encoded by the coding sequence ATGACGGACAACCGGTTTCGCGGCTACATCGGCGACCGGCGATTGCGGTTCATGCTGCCGCGGGCGGTGTGTCTGCAACTGCTGCACCCCGCGATCGCCGCCGGCATCTGGGAGCATGCGCTGCTGCGCGAGCGGATCTGGCAGCACAAGAAGCGCACCGTCACCGCGTCGATCGACATCGCCTTCACCGACAACGACATGCGCTCGGTGATCCGGTTCGGCCACGAGCATGTCAAGGGCCGCACCGCCGACGGCGCCAAGTATCACGCGCTGGATCCCGAGATCTTCCATTTCCAGCACGCCACCTACGTGGAAAGCATTGTGGCGATGGTGAATTCGTTCATCCGACCGCTCAACGACGACGAACACGAACAGCTTTATCAGCAGTGCTGCGACTGGTATCGCCGGTACGGAATCTCGGCGCGCGCGTTGCCGCCGGACTGGCCGTCCTTCCAGGAATACTTCCAGAACTACTGTGACGCAGAACTGTGCGCCGGCGAGCACTTCGAGCGCTTTCGCGACGAGATCTTCGCGCCGTCGGACTGGTGGCCTGCCCGGGTGCCCCGCTCGGCGATCCGCGCGATGCAGCATGCGAAGGCGATCGAGCTCACCGGCGTGCAGCCCAGCGCGGCGGACCGACGGGCGTTGCGCACGTTCGCCGCGGCGTGTCGGGTGGGCGCGGTGATCCCCGCGCTGTGGGCGCCCGCGAAGGTGCGCAAACACCGGAAATCACCCGGCGTGTCGGCCGGGGACGCACGCGCTCGCGAGTAA
- a CDS encoding demethylmenaquinone methyltransferase, with product MSRATLDKDPHEVASMFDAVARRYDLTNTVLSLGQDRLWRRATRAALGIGPGDRVLDLAAGTAVSTVELAKSGAWCVACDFSVGMLKAGAQRAVPKVGGDATKLPFGDEVFDAVTISFGLRNVVDHVEGLREMARVTRPGGRLVVCEFSTPTVPVFSTVYKEYLMRALPALARAVSSDPESYEYLAESIRAWPEQAELARRIATAGWSSVRWRNLSAGIVALHAATKP from the coding sequence GTGAGCCGCGCGACGCTGGACAAGGATCCCCACGAGGTGGCGTCGATGTTCGACGCCGTGGCCCGCCGCTACGACCTGACCAACACGGTGCTGTCCCTGGGTCAGGATCGGCTCTGGCGCCGCGCCACCCGCGCGGCGCTGGGCATCGGGCCGGGGGATCGGGTGCTGGACCTGGCGGCCGGGACCGCGGTATCCACCGTCGAGCTGGCCAAGTCCGGCGCGTGGTGTGTGGCCTGCGATTTCTCGGTGGGCATGCTCAAGGCCGGCGCGCAGCGTGCGGTGCCCAAGGTCGGCGGCGACGCGACCAAGCTGCCGTTCGGCGACGAGGTGTTCGACGCGGTCACCATCAGCTTCGGCCTGCGCAACGTCGTCGACCACGTCGAGGGGCTGCGGGAGATGGCCCGGGTCACCCGGCCGGGCGGCCGGCTGGTGGTGTGCGAGTTCTCAACGCCGACGGTGCCGGTGTTCTCGACGGTGTACAAGGAGTACCTGATGCGGGCGTTGCCGGCGCTGGCGCGCGCGGTGTCCAGCGACCCGGAATCCTATGAGTACCTGGCGGAGTCGATCCGGGCCTGGCCCGAGCAGGCGGAGTTGGCTCGCCGGATCGCCACCGCGGGGTGGTCGTCGGTGCGCTGGCGCAACCTCTCCGCGGGGATCGTGGCGCTGCACGCCGCCACCAAGCCCTAG
- a CDS encoding SDR family oxidoreductase, with the protein MTGKVWFITGTSRGFGRHWAVAALERGDKVAATARDTATLDDLVDRFGDAVLPIALDVTDRAADFAAVQRAHENFGRLDVVVNNAGYGQFGLIEELSEAEARDQIETNVFGALWVTQAALPYLRAQRSGHIVQVSSIGGITAFQNVGIYHASKWALEGFSQSLAQEVASFGIHVTLVEPGGFDTDWAGSSARHATPLPDYAEVHAEAQRIRAQRVAAPGDPAASSRAILQIVDAPEPPLRVFFGTLPLELAKADYAQRISTWEAWQHVAELAQG; encoded by the coding sequence ATGACAGGAAAAGTGTGGTTCATCACCGGCACCTCCCGCGGCTTCGGCCGGCACTGGGCGGTCGCGGCCCTCGAGCGGGGTGACAAGGTCGCCGCCACGGCACGCGACACCGCCACCCTGGACGACCTGGTCGACCGATTCGGCGACGCGGTGCTGCCGATCGCGCTCGATGTCACCGACCGGGCCGCCGATTTCGCCGCGGTGCAGCGCGCCCACGAGAACTTCGGCCGCCTGGACGTCGTCGTGAACAACGCCGGCTACGGGCAGTTCGGCCTCATCGAGGAACTGTCGGAGGCCGAGGCGCGCGACCAGATCGAGACCAACGTCTTCGGTGCGCTGTGGGTCACCCAGGCGGCCCTGCCCTACCTGCGCGCCCAGCGCAGCGGCCACATCGTCCAGGTTTCCTCGATCGGCGGGATCACCGCCTTCCAGAACGTCGGGATCTATCACGCGTCCAAGTGGGCGCTGGAGGGTTTCTCCCAGTCGCTGGCCCAGGAGGTGGCGTCCTTCGGCATCCACGTCACGCTGGTCGAACCGGGCGGCTTCGACACCGACTGGGCGGGCTCGTCGGCCCGGCACGCGACGCCGCTGCCCGACTACGCCGAGGTGCACGCCGAGGCCCAGCGGATCCGCGCCCAGCGCGTCGCGGCCCCCGGCGATCCGGCCGCCTCGAGCCGGGCCATCCTGCAGATCGTCGACGCGCCCGAACCGCCGTTGCGGGTGTTCTTCGGCACGCTGCCGCTCGAGTTGGCCAAGGCCGACTACGCCCAGCGGATCAGCACCTGGGAGGCCTGGCAGCACGTGGCGGAGTTGGCGCAGGGCTGA
- a CDS encoding glycosyltransferase family 1 protein: MRVAIVAESFLPNVNGVTNSVLRVLEHLRRGGHEALVVAPDTPPKQPRADRVHDGIRVHRVPSRMFPKVTSLPLGIPWPRMVGVLRGFDPDVVHLASPALLGWGGVLAARRLGVPTVAVFQTDIAGFAESYGMAMASRAAWAWTRRLHSKADRTLAPSTSALENLAEHGIPRVHRWARGVDVTGFAPSARSETLRRSWSPDGRPVVGFVGRLAPEKHVERLAALSARDDLQVVVVGDGVDRRKLETVLPTAVFTGALYGAELAAAYASMDVFVHPGEHETFCQAVQEAMASGLPVVAPDAGGPRDLVTPMQTGLLLPVDGFEQRLGVAVDHLIAERDRYAVAARRSVLGRTWPVICEELLDHYAAVASPPRPLPASGLGSPACRGVPEQHAG; the protein is encoded by the coding sequence GTGCGCGTTGCGATTGTCGCAGAGAGTTTTCTCCCGAACGTCAACGGTGTCACCAACTCGGTGCTCCGGGTGCTCGAACACCTGCGTCGGGGCGGCCACGAGGCGCTGGTCGTCGCCCCGGACACCCCGCCGAAGCAGCCCAGGGCCGACCGCGTGCACGACGGCATCCGGGTGCATCGGGTGCCGTCGCGGATGTTCCCCAAGGTGACGTCGCTGCCGCTGGGCATTCCGTGGCCGCGGATGGTGGGGGTACTGCGCGGGTTCGACCCCGACGTCGTGCACCTGGCGTCGCCGGCCCTGCTGGGCTGGGGCGGGGTGCTGGCGGCGCGGCGCCTGGGGGTGCCGACCGTCGCGGTGTTCCAGACCGACATCGCCGGCTTCGCCGAGAGTTACGGGATGGCGATGGCGTCCCGGGCCGCGTGGGCCTGGACCCGCCGGCTGCACAGCAAGGCCGACCGAACGCTGGCCCCATCCACGTCGGCGCTGGAAAACCTTGCCGAACATGGGATTCCACGTGTACACCGGTGGGCCAGGGGAGTGGACGTCACCGGATTCGCGCCGTCGGCGCGCAGCGAGACCCTGCGGCGGAGCTGGTCGCCGGACGGCCGGCCGGTGGTCGGGTTCGTCGGCCGGCTGGCGCCGGAGAAGCACGTGGAGCGCCTGGCCGCCCTGTCCGCCCGCGACGACCTGCAGGTGGTGGTGGTCGGCGACGGGGTGGATCGGCGCAAACTCGAAACGGTGCTGCCCACAGCGGTTTTCACTGGTGCGCTCTACGGCGCGGAGCTGGCCGCGGCGTATGCGAGCATGGACGTCTTCGTGCACCCCGGCGAGCACGAGACCTTCTGCCAGGCCGTGCAGGAGGCGATGGCCTCCGGGCTGCCGGTGGTCGCGCCGGACGCCGGCGGGCCGCGGGATCTGGTGACACCCATGCAGACCGGCCTGTTGCTACCGGTCGACGGCTTCGAGCAACGGCTGGGCGTGGCGGTCGACCACCTGATCGCCGAACGCGACCGGTACGCGGTCGCGGCGCGCCGCAGCGTGCTGGGCCGCACCTGGCCGGTGATCTGCGAGGAACTCCTCGACCACTACGCGGCCGTCGCCTCCCCGCCCCGCCCCCTCCCCGCGAGCGGGCTGGGGTCCCCCGCGTGCAGGGGCGTCCCCGAGCAACACGCCGGGTGA
- a CDS encoding thioredoxin domain-containing protein has product MVLAVLAAALLLSGCTVEIAGVARPDPRGPGVALSADGAGIVAGFPDAPVQLELFTEPQCQPCAFLQYDFGDQFREHLDSGRLALTYRPMAFLDPTLGTGYSATVTNALFTAVDPATSAGGFQFFVQQLWVHQDLAETAYSDADFADIAAGSGLAPGLVESIGRGRVAVDTADVATTNAALLEQILGRVATPVVYDIEARSIVDTTDPDWLTNLMRTV; this is encoded by the coding sequence GTGGTCCTGGCGGTGCTGGCGGCGGCGCTGCTGCTCTCCGGGTGCACGGTCGAGATCGCCGGGGTGGCCCGGCCCGACCCGCGCGGGCCCGGGGTGGCGCTGAGCGCCGACGGCGCCGGCATCGTGGCGGGCTTTCCCGACGCCCCGGTGCAGCTCGAACTGTTCACCGAACCGCAGTGCCAACCATGCGCCTTCCTGCAGTACGACTTCGGCGATCAGTTCCGGGAGCATCTGGACTCCGGGCGGCTGGCGCTGACCTACCGCCCCATGGCGTTCCTCGACCCGACATTGGGCACCGGCTATTCGGCCACGGTCACCAACGCGTTGTTCACCGCCGTCGACCCGGCGACCTCGGCCGGCGGCTTCCAGTTCTTCGTCCAGCAGCTGTGGGTGCACCAGGACCTCGCCGAGACCGCCTACAGCGACGCCGACTTCGCGGACATCGCCGCCGGCAGCGGATTGGCGCCCGGGCTGGTCGAGAGCATCGGGCGGGGTCGCGTCGCGGTCGACACCGCCGACGTCGCCACCACCAACGCTGCACTGCTGGAACAGATCCTCGGGCGGGTCGCCACCCCGGTGGTCTACGACATCGAGGCGCGCAGCATCGTCGACACCACCGATCCGGACTGGCTCACGAACCTGATGCGGACGGTCTGA
- a CDS encoding DUF3592 domain-containing protein: MRSELTAFGRRLLPRKASGVPDTALRKALRWAKTGVWVLVFVVTLQSVLLVAGAWRNDRQIEANLGVAQAEVLSAGPRRSTIEFVTPDRVTYRPELGVLYPSELATGMRIYVEYDTTDPDLVRVQDRNATLAIIPAGSIAVVGWLIGLAALAGLAALERRVNGAVRPSASGS, translated from the coding sequence GTGAGAAGCGAACTGACCGCCTTCGGGCGCCGGCTCCTGCCGCGGAAGGCGTCCGGGGTGCCGGACACCGCGCTGCGGAAGGCGTTGCGGTGGGCCAAGACCGGCGTGTGGGTTCTGGTGTTCGTCGTGACCTTGCAGTCGGTGCTGCTGGTCGCCGGTGCGTGGCGCAACGACCGCCAGATCGAGGCCAACCTGGGAGTGGCGCAGGCCGAGGTGCTCAGCGCCGGGCCGCGCCGGTCCACCATCGAATTCGTGACTCCGGACCGGGTCACCTACCGGCCTGAACTCGGCGTGCTGTATCCGTCCGAATTGGCCACGGGCATGCGCATTTACGTCGAATACGACACCACCGACCCCGACCTGGTGCGGGTGCAGGACCGCAACGCGACCCTGGCCATCATCCCGGCCGGCTCCATCGCGGTCGTCGGTTGGCTGATCGGCTTGGCCGCGCTGGCCGGCCTCGCGGCGCTGGAGCGCCGGGTCAACGGAGCCGTCAGACCGTCCGCATCAGGTTCGTGA
- the menD gene encoding 2-succinyl-5-enolpyruvyl-6-hydroxy-3-cyclohexene-1-carboxylic-acid synthase: protein MNPSTAQARIVVDELIRGGVRDVVLCPGSRNAPLAFALEAADRAGRLRLHVRIDERTAGYLAIGLAVAAGAPVCVAMTSGTAVANLGPAVVEANYARVPLIVLSANRPYELLGTGANQTMEQLGYFGTQVRENISLGLAPDQLSSSPMDVLNAQWRSATCRVLVAAKGSRSANAGPVQFDIPLREPLVPDHETDGAAGLPDGRPGGRPWTFTPPVSFDQPLEVDLSLDTVVIAGHGAGTHPNLAGLPTVAEPTAPQPANPLHPLALPLLRPQQVVMLGRPTLHRPVSTLLADPSVPVFALTTGPRWPDVSGNSQATGTRAVTTGAPSAAWLRRCAELNGHAVDAVRGQLKAHPVTTGLHVAAAVADALRDGDQLVLGASNPVRDVALAGLVGAGPARAVTVRSNRGVAGIDGTVSTAIGAALAHERATGGRTVALIGDLTFVHDSSGLLIGPTEPRPSRLTIVVSNDNGGGIFELLEQGDPRFSDVSSRIFGTPHDVDIAALCRAYHVDYRRVEAADLGAVLDEPADQMRVVEVKADRSSLRKLHASIKAAL, encoded by the coding sequence ATGAACCCCTCGACGGCTCAGGCGCGCATCGTCGTCGACGAACTGATTCGTGGCGGCGTGCGCGATGTCGTGCTCTGCCCCGGCTCCCGCAACGCCCCGCTGGCGTTCGCGCTGGAGGCCGCCGACCGCGCCGGCCGGCTGCGGCTGCACGTCCGGATCGACGAACGCACCGCGGGCTACCTGGCGATCGGGCTGGCGGTGGCCGCCGGTGCCCCGGTGTGCGTCGCGATGACCTCCGGCACCGCGGTGGCCAACCTGGGCCCGGCGGTCGTGGAGGCGAACTACGCGCGGGTGCCGCTGATCGTGCTGAGCGCCAACCGGCCCTACGAGTTGTTGGGCACCGGCGCCAACCAGACCATGGAACAGCTGGGCTATTTCGGTACCCAGGTCCGGGAGAACATCAGCCTGGGCCTGGCGCCCGACCAGCTGTCCAGCTCACCCATGGACGTGCTCAACGCCCAATGGCGCTCGGCGACCTGCCGGGTTCTGGTGGCGGCCAAGGGTTCTCGCAGTGCGAACGCCGGACCGGTGCAGTTCGACATCCCGCTGCGCGAACCGCTGGTGCCCGACCACGAGACCGACGGCGCAGCGGGCTTGCCCGACGGGCGTCCCGGCGGCAGGCCGTGGACGTTCACCCCGCCGGTGAGTTTCGATCAGCCGCTCGAGGTCGATCTGAGCCTGGACACCGTGGTGATCGCCGGCCACGGCGCCGGAACCCATCCCAACCTCGCCGGTCTGCCGACCGTGGCCGAGCCCACCGCGCCGCAGCCCGCCAACCCCCTGCACCCGCTGGCGTTGCCGCTGCTGCGTCCGCAGCAGGTCGTCATGCTGGGCCGGCCGACGCTGCACCGCCCGGTCTCGACCCTGTTGGCCGACCCGTCGGTGCCGGTGTTCGCGCTGACCACCGGCCCGCGTTGGCCGGACGTCTCGGGCAATTCGCAGGCCACCGGCACCCGGGCGGTGACCACCGGGGCGCCGAGCGCGGCCTGGTTGCGCCGGTGCGCCGAGCTCAACGGGCACGCCGTCGATGCCGTACGCGGTCAGCTCAAGGCACACCCGGTGACCACCGGCCTGCACGTGGCCGCCGCGGTCGCCGACGCGTTGCGCGACGGCGACCAGTTGGTCCTGGGCGCGTCCAACCCGGTGCGCGACGTGGCCCTGGCGGGGCTGGTCGGGGCCGGTCCGGCGCGCGCCGTCACGGTGCGGTCCAACCGCGGTGTCGCCGGCATCGACGGGACCGTCTCCACCGCCATCGGCGCCGCCCTGGCCCACGAACGCGCCACAGGCGGCCGCACGGTGGCGCTGATCGGGGACCTGACGTTCGTGCACGACAGCTCCGGGTTGCTCATCGGGCCCACCGAGCCGAGGCCGAGCCGGCTGACCATCGTGGTCTCCAACGACAACGGCGGCGGCATCTTCGAACTGCTCGAGCAGGGCGATCCGCGGTTCTCCGATGTGTCCTCGCGGATCTTCGGCACCCCGCACGACGTCGACATCGCCGCGCTGTGTCGCGCCTATCACGTCGATTACCGCCGGGTCGAGGCCGCCGATCTGGGCGCCGTCCTCGATGAACCGGCCGACCAGATGCGGGTCGTGGAGGTGAAGGCCGACCGATCGTCGCTGCGAAAGTTGCATGCGTCCATCAAGGCCGCACTGTGA
- a CDS encoding alpha/beta hydrolase, translating into MAYDDRGAGDPVLFIAGRGGAGRTWHLHQVPAFNRAGFRTITFDNRGVGATENASGFTTESMVADTAELIDKVVGGPVRVVGVSMGSFIAQELMLARPELVSQAVLMATRGRHDRTREFFNGAERTMMDSGVQLPPEYDAKVRMLENFSPKTLNDDRAADDWIQMFTMWPAKPTPGLRRQLEINPAANRLSVYRSIATQVLVIGFADDVLLPPHLGKEVADALPNGRYLEIPDTGHLGFIERPDVVNSAILEFFGRLPL; encoded by the coding sequence CTGGCTTATGACGACCGTGGCGCCGGGGACCCGGTGCTGTTCATTGCCGGGCGGGGCGGCGCCGGCCGTACCTGGCATCTGCATCAGGTGCCGGCCTTCAACCGCGCCGGGTTCCGGACCATCACCTTCGACAACCGCGGTGTCGGTGCCACCGAGAACGCCAGCGGGTTCACCACCGAGTCCATGGTGGCCGACACCGCGGAGCTGATCGACAAGGTGGTCGGCGGGCCGGTGCGGGTCGTCGGGGTGTCGATGGGGTCGTTCATCGCCCAGGAGCTGATGCTGGCCCGTCCCGAGCTGGTGAGCCAGGCGGTGCTGATGGCCACCCGCGGGCGCCACGACCGCACCCGGGAGTTCTTCAACGGCGCCGAGCGCACGATGATGGATTCCGGTGTGCAGCTGCCGCCGGAGTACGACGCCAAAGTCCGTATGCTGGAGAACTTTTCGCCGAAGACCCTGAACGACGACCGGGCCGCCGACGACTGGATCCAGATGTTCACCATGTGGCCCGCCAAGCCGACCCCGGGGCTGCGCCGGCAACTGGAGATCAACCCCGCCGCCAACCGGCTCTCGGTCTACCGCTCGATCGCCACTCAGGTGTTGGTGATCGGTTTCGCCGACGACGTGCTGCTGCCGCCGCACCTGGGCAAGGAGGTCGCCGATGCGCTGCCGAACGGCCGCTACCTGGAGATTCCGGACACCGGTCACCTCGGCTTCATCGAGCGGCCCGACGTCGTCAACAGCGCGATCCTGGAGTTCTTCGGCCGGCTCCCGCTGTGA
- a CDS encoding DJ-1/PfpI family protein produces the protein MTQIAIVLYPNFTALDFIGPYEVLHRLPAAEVRFLWHETGPLTADSGVLMVGATHTFAETPAPDVVLVPGGPGCVEVARDQRVLDWLRRAHRTATWTTSVCSGSTVLAAAGLLDGKRATSHWSTLPALKMFGVTPVSDQRIVHEGDTVTAAGVSAGIDLGLWLAGELAGEAKAKAVQLGIEYDPQPPFDSGHVSKASAATRAAATALLGKDLVKPALLKAGALLAWERAVAAARGRGRKRGISA, from the coding sequence ATGACCCAGATCGCGATCGTGCTGTATCCGAACTTCACCGCGCTCGACTTCATCGGTCCCTACGAGGTGCTGCACCGGCTCCCCGCCGCCGAGGTCCGCTTCCTGTGGCATGAAACCGGCCCGCTGACCGCCGATTCCGGGGTGCTGATGGTCGGCGCCACCCACACCTTCGCCGAGACCCCGGCCCCGGATGTGGTGCTGGTGCCCGGCGGGCCGGGCTGCGTCGAGGTGGCCCGCGACCAGCGGGTGCTCGACTGGCTGCGCCGGGCACATCGGACCGCCACCTGGACCACGTCGGTGTGTTCGGGGTCGACGGTGCTGGCCGCGGCCGGCCTGCTCGACGGCAAGCGCGCCACCTCGCACTGGTCGACGCTGCCCGCGCTGAAGATGTTCGGCGTCACCCCGGTGTCCGACCAGCGCATCGTCCACGAGGGCGACACGGTGACCGCCGCGGGCGTCTCGGCCGGGATCGACCTGGGCCTGTGGCTGGCGGGTGAGCTCGCCGGTGAGGCCAAGGCCAAGGCCGTCCAGCTGGGCATCGAGTACGACCCGCAGCCACCGTTCGACTCCGGCCACGTCTCCAAGGCCTCGGCGGCCACCAGGGCCGCCGCCACCGCCCTGCTGGGCAAGGACTTGGTCAAGCCGGCGCTGCTGAAGGCCGGCGCGCTGCTGGCCTGGGAGCGGGCCGTCGCGGCCGCCCGTGGCCGGGGCCGCAAGCGCGGGATTTCGGCGTGA